In Candidatus Hydrogenedentota bacterium, the genomic stretch TGCTCACCGACGTAGACAAGTTCCAGCATCTCCGCGTCGTCGCTGCACGCGATTTCCACAACAGGGCCGACCACGCGCTTTACGGTGCCTATAATTCGTTCACTCATGGCAGTTCGGTGCTTCCTTGAGTATCGCGGCGCGAAGAGAGCGTAGCGCTCTCTCAAAGCGCCGGGTGAACGTGTTGTCAAAGACGATGCGACCGTCGCCTGACCTCGCGACGCAGCCGCCCGCCGTATCCGCGAGATCGAAGGCGAATCGGATATCCGGGCCAATTCCCAGACTCTTGGACACGCCGTTCTTCAGTGCGAACTGAAAGTCGGAATCGAGTAGGTGGCTGTCTCTCTTTGCCACGGCGAGTTGAACGACCGGCTCCGACACGCCGCGAACAGCTTCTTCCGCCAGAAAGAGAAGTGACGCTCGATAAGCGGCGTCGTCTAAGCGGAGCACGGCCAACTGCTCCTTCACTTGCGTGAGAATAGACTGAATCGCAGACTCGCGGGCGCGCAAGACAATTCTGCGCGCCTCTACAGCGGCAAGTGCCTGGCCCCTTGCGCGAAGACGCTGCGCCTTGTCTTTGGCCCTGCCGACAATTTCCTCGCGGACCGCCTTGGCTTCCGCTTCGATGCTCTTGAGTTCGGCGTCTACGGTGGAGCGCGCTTCTTCGGCAATCTTTGTCGTCTGGGCTTCCGCGTCGGCAAGAATGGCGCCAATCATCTGCGCGTCGGCATCGATGGGAGGTTTGCCGTTCATAGGCTCACTCCGATTGCCTTGCGAACGATTTCTTCAATGGAGACCCGCGTGCTTGACGGTCCGGCCGCATCGGGTATCTCCAGGACGAGAGGATAACCGGCGCCGTAAACATGCGCGTTCAATTCGTCGCGTATCGTCGCCGCCACGCGTTCCGACATGAGAACAACCGCGCAGTCTTTGCGAGACTTGGCTTCCTGCAATCCGGCGAGCGCGGTCTCGCGGTCAGTCGCGATGTGTCCAGAGACACCAGCGAGACGCATGCCTAGGACCATGTCCCTGTCTCCGATGGCGAGGAAGTTCATTTGCTAGATCTTTCCGAGAATCATGATGGCAATGATCAACCCGTAGATGGCGATACCTTCGGCCAGACCCACAAATATGAGTGTCCGTCCCGCAAGTTGTGGTTTCTCGGCGACTGCCGCCACGGCTGCAGCGCCGATGTAGGCCACGGCAATCGCGGCTCCGAGGCAGGCCGTGCCAACGCTGAGGGCGGCGGCCATGAATGCCCATTTGATTGCGGCTGGGTCCAGTGTCTTCGCAGTGGATGCTTCGGTTTGCGCGAAGACGATGGATGTCAGTAGAACGGGCGTCAACACTGCGAGCAAGGTCAGTGCGATGGTGAGGGTGCGTGACTTTCCGAATCGGAATTGTGACATGCTTTCCGCCTTTCAACCCGCCGGCTTGCCGACGGTCTTCGAGAATGAAATCGGCTGGTACTTGGTCCCCATGCGCGAGAAGAACTTGCCAAAGAACTCGTAGTATTCAAGGCGAAGCGCTTGAATGGTGACTACGAGTCCCTCGAGAACGATGACTACGAGGTTGCCGAAGAAGAGCACGAGCCACGACGAAACGGCGCCTGCCGGACCAGCAGGCAACGACTCGGCGATGCTGAAGATCGCCACAAAGAGTCCGGCGTGGGCCAGTCCGAAGGCTGCCACACGGATGAATGACACGGTGTTGGCAAGGTACCCCATGAGAACTTCGAGGATCTTCACGGCGCATTCCATGATGTACCCGATGATACCTTCGGGAAATGCCTTGTCTTGTACTCCTGCGATTGCGAGCACCGGTCCTTTTGCGAAGAAGGCAATCAAGGGAAGCGCAACTAAACAGAGCAGAAGTGTGGACGAAAAGTCCTTCTGTGTGGACATGTATGACTTGATGAACAGTCCCACGGCGGACCAGTAGGAGACAAGCGTGAGGGGGCCGGATACGTCAAAGAGGTCACGCAAGAGCGTACGACAGCGGATGGCGTTGGCGATATTGAGCAGCAATCCAAGGCTGATCACCGCGACACCGAAGGTAACGGCGACCGAGAACAACGTCGTGGGGTGTTCGAGTGGCTTGACCCACAAGGTTGGAATGAGCGTCTCGAACCCAAAGACGCTGCCGTAAAGCAATCCAAAAACCGATGCGGTTGCCCCGCAGCAGACCAGCAATTGAGCGACGGGACGCAGGTCTGTCTTGCGCCTCCAAAGGAATACGCCCGCGCAGGCCAATACAAGGCCGTGGCCGACGTCGCCAAACATCATTCCGAACATCAGGAGAAACGTGACGGCCACAAAGAGGGTGGGGTTGAGGCTACGATAGGCGGGCACCCCGTACCCATCAGTCAGGAGTTCAAAAGGCTTCAGAAATCCGGGAAGTTTTGTAAGTACAGGTACATCGAGTGTCTCTTCCTGTGACTGACTAAGCTCATCCGCGTCTTCCGCATACACGATGGCTATGCCACCGGTTTTGTCCTGCAGGGCGGAGAAGAGTTCTGCAGTCTTTGTCTTCGGAGTCCAACCGGAAAGAACGCAAGTCTTATCGGAAACGCGACAGCAGCTCTTCAGTGAGAGCGTCGTGAGCACGTCATCAACGGCGTGAGCAAGTGCGTGAAGAGTGGGTAGTGTCTCTTGGCGCGCCAGCGCGAACTGCTGGTCAATCTGCGCAAGCTCACTGTCGATCTTCGCCATCTCTTTGCCGATTTCTTCCTGCGCCGCTGCCGTCACGGATGCCAAGTCGGGGTAGGAAACGGCTTCATGGAAATTGCAGTCGCGCAGCGCGTGCTGAAGTACCTCTTTGTCCTTCTTGAGCACGACGCATGCGATTCTCGCCGATTCTTGTCCACTTTGGAAAGGGTAGACCACGGCGGGGATTCTCGAAAGGAGCTCTCGGAGGTTTGAGAGTTGAGACAAGCTGATCGATCCAACGGCGGTGAATAGGAAAGTTGACTGGGCGAGTTCCGCAAACGGAACACCCACAGGCAACAGGTCTTCAATCTGCTGCGCTTGAGCAGCAAGTCCCTTTCTTTTCTCCACCGCGCGTGATTGAGCAGTCACCAACGGGGCAACGTCACCTTCGAGTCGGGATATCTCGTTGTCGAGTACATTGAGCGGTATGACGGCTTGGGATCGCTGAAGGGCAGGCTGAAGCGAGGATCCCGAGGGGTGAATGGTCTCGACTAGTTGCGCGATGCGTGCCTGACGCTTCTCATACTCGACCCGTAACAAGTCGGCATCCGTAGTCGAAAGGTCTTTCGCCCATGCGTGAAATTCTTCAACGTGCGCGGGGTGAAGCGCGCCAATCGTGGCAAGTTCATTGAGAACACGGTCCAAATCCGTCCGCAGGACAGCGGCCGTGACTCGGTCCATTTTCTCGGGGACAAGCATCTAGCTTCTCCTCACCATGAGCAATCTCGAGTGGAATTCGTGCTCGGAATAGCCCGCGCTTTTGCCCGCAAGAACCGTGCACAAATTCTTCATTTCGGCTCGCAGTAGCACGTAACAGGCAAAGACCGTGCTGATTCGGAACGGGTATCTGCCTAACGCGCGTTGAGCGTATTCGACGGCCATCGCGCGCACTGCGTCTTCAAGCATGCCAAGACGCTGAATTTCGGTATCCGTGTCACGTTGAACCGGAAGAAATCTTCCCGCGAAATCCGTGTGGAGTTGCTGCAGATCGCTCGGAGATGCCGACTTGTGGGTCAGTCGTCGCGTAAGCGGAGACGGACCGGGTATAAGTACAGAGGAAAGCTCTCCGGACTCCACTTGCTTTGATTGGAGAAGCCTGCCCAGCCACGACAGATTGAGAGCGTCGATCTCTGCCCCGAGTGCCGCAAGGCCGTCACGTGCGTCTGGTCCCCACAACTTGGAGGTGGCCAAGAGAAGCCGCCGATAGTAGTCCTTTTCGAGTGCAATCTCTACGAAGAAGATTGACTGTTTCTGCTTGTATTCCGAGGCGCTCAAGGCGATGGGGTCCGCGTACGGCGTGTCCTGAACGGCGGCCAAGACTTCTCCCAGGCTGCCCGCGTTCAATATGCCCTCGTATGAGATGGCGTCGGCGAAACTCGGCAGGGCTTTGATGTGCCCGGCTTGCCGATCGTTGCCATGCCAATGCCGAAGAGCGAATTCGAGGTTGTCCAGGTCCCACCGCGAAAGAAGCAATTGGGCCACGGGTCGCGCCCGTCCGTGCAGGCGGGCGATGGAACGTTTGAAACGCAGCGCGCACGCGGTTCGAATAGCGTGCTCCAGTGGTGCGGGGCCGTCGGAGGGGTGGTCGAAAAGCACCGGCGCATAGGCCGTCTTGCGGAGATAGTTCCATGCTTCTGCAAGGGTTGACGTGCGAATCAGGGCGTCGTAGTCGCTCGTGGACAACAAGTCCGAGAGCATGGCACGCGTAACCGTATTGGCTTCCGCATATCGCGCCAAGGCAATCATGGTTCAAGTCCCGCGATAGACCGAGCGGATTGTGTGGCGAATGTCCCTTCCAGCCGGTCCGCCTTTGTCAGAAAGGCGCGCGCATCTGCCTCAGCCTGTGCGAGGATTTGGAGCCGTTCTGACTCGGTCTCAAGGGTGGCCTGTTGAAGGATGGAATCTGCTTCGGCGAGCGCTTCGGTTCGCGCGCGTTCCAGACGAGCGGCACGTTGAGCCCTGGCAGTTTCGATTTGCGCCTTTGCTTCGCGTTCCGCGGAGGCGATCCGCTCTTTGGCGTCGCGTTCGGCTTCAAGAATTCGCTCGATCTGCGCTCTCAGCATCGCTCCCTCCATCGGAGAACGCGAATCTGGACCTGCAGTCCAGTCAGGGACCGTGTAGGAGGCAATCAATATTGACTCCCCCATTCATATTATAGCGAAAAAGACGCGGCGATGGCGGAATTGGGACAGACCCGTCTGTGCTCACAGCGTTCGCGTCCCTTGGGCAGTTTCCGAATTCGGCCTCGCATGTCTACTGGTCGCGTCGCCCACTCGGGTTGTTTCTTCTGTTGAAACCCGCACTGGCGCGGTCCGCCGCTTAGGAGGACAAGCGACGAGATCGCTCGGGAATTGTCATCCTGAGCGAAGCGAAGGATTTGGCTTAAGCACGATTCTTTGCAGTGCCAGATGCTTCGCTACGCTCAGCATGACAAACCGAAGTAGGTGGCGGAACTGGTCTACGGGCGCTTATTTGTAACCCAGGACCTGATTGTCATTTGGCTGGGTACCTCGTCCGCCTAAGAGGGACTCGGGATGGCAGTTTGGCTTCCTGGCAACAAGGGTCTCTTCTTGCGGCGAGGTTCTTTGTGATTCTCTGTCCGATGGGCTACCCTTTTGTTTGTGTTGCGTACGTATAGAGGTGCGCGTGACTGGGGTTTCTGCGCTTAGGGAATGTGCCAGTCACGATACGTCGTGTGGATGCGAATCGAATATGTGAGGCCAAGAGTCCCACGTGTTGGACATATTGGAAGAGTGAAGCAGTGACAAGATTCGTTCAAGTTGGTTTTGGGGTCTGTTTGGCGCTTCTGGTTGGAGCGTGCGCGACGGCGCCGGTGGAGAACGAGCGTCTCCACCGTGTGCCAGGTTCAGGGGGATATCG encodes the following:
- a CDS encoding V-type proton ATPase subunit E; translated protein: MNGKPPIDADAQMIGAILADAEAQTTKIAEEARSTVDAELKSIEAEAKAVREEIVGRAKDKAQRLRARGQALAAVEARRIVLRARESAIQSILTQVKEQLAVLRLDDAAYRASLLFLAEEAVRGVSEPVVQLAVAKRDSHLLDSDFQFALKNGVSKSLGIGPDIRFAFDLADTAGGCVARSGDGRIVFDNTFTRRFERALRSLRAAILKEAPNCHE
- a CDS encoding V-type ATP synthase subunit F; translation: MVLGMRLAGVSGHIATDRETALAGLQEAKSRKDCAVVLMSERVAATIRDELNAHVYGAGYPLVLEIPDAAGPSSTRVSIEEIVRKAIGVSL
- a CDS encoding ATP synthase subunit C yields the protein MSQFRFGKSRTLTIALTLLAVLTPVLLTSIVFAQTEASTAKTLDPAAIKWAFMAAALSVGTACLGAAIAVAYIGAAAVAAVAEKPQLAGRTLIFVGLAEGIAIYGLIIAIMILGKI
- a CDS encoding V-type ATPase subunit; this translates as MIALARYAEANTVTRAMLSDLLSTSDYDALIRTSTLAEAWNYLRKTAYAPVLFDHPSDGPAPLEHAIRTACALRFKRSIARLHGRARPVAQLLLSRWDLDNLEFALRHWHGNDRQAGHIKALPSFADAISYEGILNAGSLGEVLAAVQDTPYADPIALSASEYKQKQSIFFVEIALEKDYYRRLLLATSKLWGPDARDGLAALGAEIDALNLSWLGRLLQSKQVESGELSSVLIPGPSPLTRRLTHKSASPSDLQQLHTDFAGRFLPVQRDTDTEIQRLGMLEDAVRAMAVEYAQRALGRYPFRISTVFACYVLLRAEMKNLCTVLAGKSAGYSEHEFHSRLLMVRRS